The region CGTGGTCGGCCGCCACGCCGGCGTGCACCGCTACACGGTCGGACAGCGCAAAGGGCTGGGGATCGCCTGGGCGCATCCGCTGCACGTACGGGCCATCGACACGGCGCACAACCGGGTCGTGGTGGGGGGGCGCGCAGAGTTGGCGGCCCGCTCCCTGAACGCGGCCCGCGCGACCTGGAACAGCCCCCCGACAACGGCGGAGTTCCGCGCCGCCTGCCGCATCCGCTACCGCCACACACCGGCCCCCTGCCGGGTGGTCATACGTGCGGAAGACCGCTTCGAGGTGCATTTCGACGAGCCCCAGACCTCCGTGACGCCGGGGCAGGCCGCAGTGCTTTATGATGGGGAGCGAGTACTAGGCGGCGGTTGGATAGAGTGAAACAAAAAAAAGGTTCAACCTGTCGGATGTGGATTTTTCGTCAGGGCAAGGCTGTCGAGGAACCCCGCGGAGGCCCTCACCCGGCCTTTGGCCACCCTCTCCCGGAGGGAGAGGGTAACGGTATCCCTTCTCCCCTGGGAGAAGGACAGGATGAGGGGCGTACGTCGTACAGGGAATCCCGGGGACGTACACGGCCCTGACGCAACATCCGCATCCGCTGGACATTAAGGGAGAAACCATGAGCAAAAACTTGACCCATTTACAGCAGCTCGAAGCCGAAAGCATCCACATCATCCGCGAGGTCGTGGCCGAATTCGCCAACCCGGTGATGCTCTACTCCATCGGCAAGGATTCGGCGGTCATGCTGCACCTGGCCCGCAAGGCCTTTTACCCGGCCCCGCCGCCGTTTCCCCTCCTGCACGTGGACACCACCTGGAAGTTCCGGGAGATGATCCGCTTCCGGGACCGCATGGCGGCCGAATGCGGCCTGGAGTTGATCGTACACGTCAACGAGGACGGGGTGCGCCGGGGTGTTTCCCCCTTTACCCACGGCTCGGCGCTCTACACCGACGTCATGAAGACCGAGGGGCTGAAGCAGGCCCTGGACCGCTACAAGTTCGACGCCGCCTTTGGCGGCGCCCGCCGGGACGAGGAGAAGTCCCGGGCCAAGGAGCGGATCTTCTCCTTCAGGAGCAGCAACCATCGCTGGGACCCCAAGAACCAGCGCCCGGAGCTGTGGAACCTGTACAACACTCGCATCAAGCCGGGCGAGAGCATCCGCGTCTTTCCCCTCTCCAACTGGACCGAGCTGGACGTGTGGCAGTACATCCACCTGGAGCAGATCCCGATCGTGCCGCTCTACTATGCCGCCGTGCGGCCGGTGGTAGAGCGGGACGGCATGCTCATCATGGTGGACGACGATCGCCTGGAACTCAAGCCGGGGGAAGTCGTGCAGCACAAATCGGTACGCTTCCGCACCCTGGGGTGCTATCCCCTGACCGGGGCCGTGGAATCCACCGCCGACACCCTGCCGGCAATCATCCAGGAGATGCTCCTCACCCGCACCTCGGAGCGTCAGGGGCGCCTGATCGACCACGACCAGGCAGGGTCCATGGAGAAAAAGAAACAAGAGGGGTATTTCTAATGGCACACCAATCGGATCTGATCGAAAAGGATATCCTCGCCTACCTCAAGAGCCAGGAAGAAAAATCCCTGCTCCGCTTCATCACCTGCGGCAGCGTGGACGACGGCAAGAGCACCCTCATCGGCCGTCTTTTGTGGGACTCCAAGATGGTGTTCGAGGACCAGTTGGCGGCCCTGGAGGCGGACAGCAAGAAGGTCGGCACCCAGGGGGGCGCCATCGACTACGCCCTCCTCCTGGATGGCTTGCAGGCGGAGCGGGAACAGGGGATCACCATCGACGTGGCCTACCGGTACTTCTCCACCGACCGGCGCAAGTTCATCGTCGCCGACACCCCGGGCCACGAGCAGTACACCCGCAACATGGTCACCGGCGCCTCCACCGCCCAGGTGGCGGTGATCCTGGTGGACGCCCGCAAGGGGCTTTTGACCCAGACCAGGCGCCACAGCTACCTGGTGTCCCTGGTGGGCATCCGCCACATCGTGCTGGCGGTGAACAAGATGGACCTGATCGATTTCGACCGGGAGCGTTTCACCGCCATCCTGGACGACTACCGGCAGTTCGCCGCCCCGCTCGGTTTCGATTCCATAACGGCCATCCCCATCTCGGCCCTGAACGGCGACAACATCATCGAGGCGAGTGCCAACACCCCCTGGTACCAGGGCCCCACCCTGATGAACTATCTGGAGACCGTCCGGATCGAGGGGGAGGACCGGGAAAAACCGTTTCGCTTGCCGGTGCAGTGGGTGAACCGCCCCCACCTGGATTTCCGCGGCTTCTGCGGCACCATTGCCGCCGGTACGGTTCGTCCGGGCGACGAGGTGCGGGTCGCCTCGTCGGGACGCACCAGCCGGGTGGCCCGCATCGTCACCATGGACGGCGACCTGCCCGAGGCCACCGCCGGGCAGGCGGTGACCCTGACCCTGGCGGACGAGATCGACATCAGCCGGGGGGACATCCTGTCAGTTCCCGACGCCCCGCCGCTCCAGACCCGTTTTCTGGAGGCCCACCTGGTGTGGCTCCATGACGAACAGTTGCATCCGGGGCAGAGCTATCTGATCAAGACCGCCTGCGCCGTGATCCCCGGCCGCGTCACCAGCCTGCGCCACGCGGTGGACGTCAACACCCTGGAACAGAAGCAGACCACGACGCTCAGGCTCAACGAGATCGGTGTCGGACTCCTGGAACTGGACCGTCCGGCGGCCTTCGACCCGTACCGGCAGAACCGTGCAACCGGCAATTTCATCGTCATCGACCGCTACACCAACGCCACCGTGGCGGCGGGCATGGTCATCGCGGCGGCGCCGGAGATCCTGCAACCCCAAGAGCTGGTGGCGGGAGACCTCCCGAAGCCTGCCGCCGCAGGCGCCGCCACCCGGCGGATCGACCTGGGGGCCAGCTTCATCAACGGCGACGAGGGGAATCTGGTGGATCTCACGGAAGAGCCGGAGCAGATCGAATTCGCCGTTGCCCCGGCCTTTCTCGACGCCCTGGCGCAGGGGAACCGGGTGCTCTTCCGCCTGCGCAGCCCCGAACAGCTCCCGCCGGTGGCCCTTCTGGCCTACGAGCACAGCCTCCAGTGCACCTTCAGCCGGGCGGGCGACCGGATAAACCTGGTCCTCTTCAGCGGTCCGGCCATCACGGTGCCCCGGGACGGGGAAGCCGACACCGGCCTCTGATTTTGCTGTCGGTACCGGCCGGATTCCGGTAAGATTGACACGATGCATCACGCTTGACTGAAAGGAACGGCACCACCCATGGATCAGGTACTGCTGAACAAAACCGCTGAACTCAAGACAATTCTCGCAGGAATGGGGGGGTGCGTGATCGGCTTCTCCGGCGGGGTGGACTCGACCCTCCTGTTTGCGGTGGCGGCGGAAGTGCTCGGTGAGCGCGCCCTGGCGGTAACCGCCACCTCCGAGACCTATCCCGAACGGGAGCGGCGCGAAGCCGAGGCGCTGGCCAAGCGTATCGGCGGCCGTCACCGGGTGGTCGTGTCCGAGGAGCTGGATATTCCCGAGTTCCAGGACAACCCGCCCAACCGTTGCTATTACTGCAAGCACGAACTGTTCGGCAAGCTGCGCGCCATCGCCGACCAGGAGGGGCTGCCCCATGTACT is a window of Geobacter sp. FeAm09 DNA encoding:
- the cysD gene encoding sulfate adenylyltransferase subunit CysD, giving the protein MSKNLTHLQQLEAESIHIIREVVAEFANPVMLYSIGKDSAVMLHLARKAFYPAPPPFPLLHVDTTWKFREMIRFRDRMAAECGLELIVHVNEDGVRRGVSPFTHGSALYTDVMKTEGLKQALDRYKFDAAFGGARRDEEKSRAKERIFSFRSSNHRWDPKNQRPELWNLYNTRIKPGESIRVFPLSNWTELDVWQYIHLEQIPIVPLYYAAVRPVVERDGMLIMVDDDRLELKPGEVVQHKSVRFRTLGCYPLTGAVESTADTLPAIIQEMLLTRTSERQGRLIDHDQAGSMEKKKQEGYF
- the cysN gene encoding sulfate adenylyltransferase subunit CysN; translated protein: MAHQSDLIEKDILAYLKSQEEKSLLRFITCGSVDDGKSTLIGRLLWDSKMVFEDQLAALEADSKKVGTQGGAIDYALLLDGLQAEREQGITIDVAYRYFSTDRRKFIVADTPGHEQYTRNMVTGASTAQVAVILVDARKGLLTQTRRHSYLVSLVGIRHIVLAVNKMDLIDFDRERFTAILDDYRQFAAPLGFDSITAIPISALNGDNIIEASANTPWYQGPTLMNYLETVRIEGEDREKPFRLPVQWVNRPHLDFRGFCGTIAAGTVRPGDEVRVASSGRTSRVARIVTMDGDLPEATAGQAVTLTLADEIDISRGDILSVPDAPPLQTRFLEAHLVWLHDEQLHPGQSYLIKTACAVIPGRVTSLRHAVDVNTLEQKQTTTLRLNEIGVGLLELDRPAAFDPYRQNRATGNFIVIDRYTNATVAAGMVIAAAPEILQPQELVAGDLPKPAAAGAATRRIDLGASFINGDEGNLVDLTEEPEQIEFAVAPAFLDALAQGNRVLFRLRSPEQLPPVALLAYEHSLQCTFSRAGDRINLVLFSGPAITVPRDGEADTGL